From a single Calothrix sp. NIES-2098 genomic region:
- a CDS encoding response regulator receiver sensor signal transduction histidine kinase, producing MTLNSNNNHKGNILVVDDTPNNLRLLSAMLTAQGYEVRKALNGKLALTACRMVLPDVILLDINMPEMDGYQVCQQLKNDKITADVPVIFISALDDVLDKVKAFDVGGADYITKPFHGAEVILRIENQINLRLFQIKLQEKNLLLEEALESLKAAQVQQIQNEKMVALGQLVAGIAHEVNNPISFIYGNLQYAGQYIQDLVNIIAAYQQEYPQPTPKIEKIVKDIDLNFVTQDLQTLMGAMHRGAERITDIVLALQNFSRHDEAVMKQVNIHEGIDSTLLMLEHRLRETLSRPAIAIVKDYGNLPLVTCYVSELNQVFMHLLTNAIDALDSWARNWKTTEKQQDEHDFNLTVSTANPQINIHTEVTAANTVKIAIADNGPGIEESLRSRLFDPFFTTKPVGKGSGLGLSISYQIIVQKHQGQIGCSSSPGQGAKFVLEIPVYQPEYT from the coding sequence ATGACTTTAAATAGTAACAACAATCATAAAGGCAATATTTTGGTGGTTGATGATACACCAAATAACTTGCGTCTGCTATCAGCAATGTTAACAGCACAAGGCTATGAAGTGCGCAAAGCTTTAAATGGAAAACTGGCACTTACTGCCTGCCGTATGGTTTTACCTGATGTGATTTTACTTGATATTAATATGCCAGAGATGGATGGATATCAAGTTTGTCAGCAACTTAAAAACGACAAAATTACTGCTGATGTGCCTGTGATTTTTATAAGTGCCTTAGATGATGTTCTAGATAAAGTCAAAGCTTTTGATGTAGGAGGTGCTGATTATATTACTAAACCTTTTCATGGTGCAGAAGTTATCTTGCGAATTGAAAATCAAATTAATTTACGATTGTTCCAAATTAAACTGCAAGAAAAAAATCTTTTATTAGAAGAGGCTCTTGAGAGTTTAAAAGCTGCTCAAGTTCAACAAATTCAAAACGAAAAGATGGTAGCCTTAGGGCAATTAGTAGCTGGGATTGCCCATGAAGTAAATAACCCGATCAGTTTTATCTATGGCAATCTCCAATATGCTGGTCAGTATATCCAAGATTTAGTCAATATTATTGCTGCATATCAACAAGAATATCCCCAACCTACTCCGAAGATTGAAAAAATAGTCAAAGATATAGATTTAAATTTTGTCACTCAGGATCTGCAAACTCTCATGGGTGCTATGCATAGAGGTGCAGAACGCATCACAGACATTGTACTGGCACTACAAAACTTCTCCAGACACGACGAAGCTGTCATGAAGCAAGTTAATATCCATGAAGGCATCGATAGCACTTTGCTGATGTTAGAACATCGACTGCGGGAAACTTTGTCACGTCCGGCTATTGCGATAGTTAAAGATTACGGAAATTTACCCTTAGTTACTTGTTACGTCAGTGAATTAAACCAAGTATTTATGCATTTGTTGACTAATGCGATTGATGCTTTAGATAGCTGGGCGAGGAATTGGAAAACAACTGAGAAACAGCAAGATGAGCATGATTTTAACTTGACAGTATCAACAGCAAATCCGCAAATTAACATTCATACAGAGGTGACAGCGGCGAATACAGTCAAGATTGCGATCGCAGATAATGGCCCTGGTATAGAAGAATCGTTGCGATCGCGTTTATTCGATCCATTCTTTACCACAAAACCCGTAGGCAAAGGCAGCGGGCTAGGATTGTCCATTAGCTATCAAATTATCGTGCAAAAGCATCAAGGACAGATTGGTTGTTCCTCATCCCCAGGACAAGGAGCTAAGTTTGTGTTGGAAATTCCTGTATATCAACCTGAATACACTTAA
- a CDS encoding MOSC domain-containing protein, with the protein MPYLAKILLYPIKSFDGVEVESAKVLPSGSLAYDREFALVDERGNIVNGKRHAKIHLLRAKFALLDRTISLQIPDSESPQVFHLDREQQLLEATLSDFFGFAVTLQQNSLMGFPDDRNCSGPTVISTATLTEVTSWFPGMTVEQMRRRMRANIEIGGVPAFWEDRLFSSHSDETVSFRVGNVSFLGIQPCQRCVVPTRDPDSGQAETNFQKIFVQQRQATFPDWVASSRFNHFYRLSVNTRRSDLSSANSLQIGDEVAIFP; encoded by the coding sequence ATGCCGTACCTAGCAAAAATTTTACTCTATCCAATTAAGTCTTTTGATGGCGTAGAGGTTGAGAGCGCAAAAGTTCTCCCTAGTGGTTCGTTAGCATATGACCGTGAATTTGCTCTTGTGGATGAGCGCGGTAATATTGTCAATGGCAAACGCCACGCCAAAATTCATTTGTTGCGAGCAAAATTTGCACTCTTAGATAGAACTATATCTCTGCAAATCCCAGATAGTGAATCACCACAAGTTTTTCATCTCGATCGGGAACAGCAGCTACTAGAGGCAACTTTGAGTGATTTTTTTGGGTTTGCTGTAACATTGCAGCAAAATTCACTCATGGGTTTTCCTGACGATCGCAATTGTTCCGGGCCGACAGTAATTAGTACGGCTACTTTGACGGAAGTAACTTCTTGGTTTCCTGGTATGACGGTGGAACAAATGCGCCGTCGAATGCGTGCCAATATAGAAATCGGCGGTGTACCAGCATTTTGGGAAGATCGGTTATTTAGCAGCCACAGCGATGAGACCGTTTCTTTTCGCGTAGGAAATGTCAGTTTTTTAGGAATTCAGCCTTGTCAACGTTGCGTAGTCCCTACCCGCGATCCCGATTCCGGACAAGCTGAGACCAATTTTCAAAAAATATTTGTGCAACAGCGACAAGCAACCTTTCCAGATTGGGTCGCCTCATCTCGGTTTAATCACTTTTACAGATTAAGCGTCAATACCAGACGATCGGACTTATCATCTGCCAATAGTTTACAAATTGGCGACGAGGTTGCAATATTTCCTTAA
- a CDS encoding multi-sensor hybrid histidine kinase, which yields MLSKLQTVQSLNRLVEKASINMMPLKSAVIVPIVVQFCGLVGLVSYLVLQNGQKAVTEIATQLASEICDRIEQHLDKYLTTPQQINQVNWDVMQLGLLNLSDLETTKHYLWKQMQVADIGYSKFANPKGEFIGIERLNDGTLLIKEISQKNGIGKLYVYTTDRQGNRNDLKEIKNYDPRLEAWYINAINLGKPFRNKIYQWENKPKIISLSSSYPLYDRTHKLVGVIDINLLSSKISNFLAKLKVGNGGRAFILDRSGPIVASSTPELPDNIIRGDRDSLIEFTTTYLQQRFGSLGFVVGKQQISFTTQGTRYFVKVKNWQDEFGLDWLIVVVISEADFIKPIYPNNTTIFLYLVTFLIVAQFGILTAHWLIKLIMQFNKSAKWKRTIENNPIEEQAKLTKLSDIENQQQESTASFQAQHPILNQVLSENQSQPTKFFTAIPLSSTNVAGKQLVVKYRLPGLKASPGQSLRVKELEVRDLDKTMPIEAVRIPKYDELGNIAATIPNYSDVTQPQQADKLLTQYNRLLELQVKKRTQELLKVIQQLQSTQKQLIQSQKIAARGRLAAERANRAKSKFLANMSHELRTPLNAILGFTQVMSNDNSLSADNKENLAIINRAGEHLLNLINDILEMSKIEAGKTTFNVNSFDLIRLLKSLEEMFGLRATSKDLQLVFVCAPDLPQYVQTDESKLRQVLLNLLGNAIKFTHKGKVTLQVSWEAGEQDDLRLFFAVQDTGPGISAEEIDILFEAFAQTETGRNSHQGTGLGLTISRKYIQMMGGDITVNSTLGEGSKFIFDIQISPASASEIRIQQGQNQVIGLAPDQEEYRILVVDDVRDSRLVLVKMLTAIGFSVKEASNGQEAIAQYLEWQPHLIFMDMRMPVMDGYEATKAIKKQIEYQQDILPPHLATRRMVVGQQLTVPVCTARETKHIPVIIALTASAFEEERQKILSIGCDDFIRKPFTKEVLLEKVSEHLGVKYISPVETVNTAASQQTEIFPSEAELIWHLSQMPPQWLRNIRHAAASCSDDMILELLEQIPPEKSQLLRLFRDLANNYQFEKIMELTRTNAE from the coding sequence ATGTTATCTAAACTTCAGACAGTCCAATCTCTCAACCGCTTAGTTGAGAAAGCTTCTATAAATATGATGCCCCTAAAATCTGCTGTGATTGTGCCGATTGTGGTGCAATTTTGTGGATTAGTGGGACTTGTCAGCTATCTGGTGTTGCAAAACGGACAAAAAGCGGTGACAGAAATTGCAACTCAGTTAGCTAGTGAAATCTGCGATCGCATCGAACAACACCTTGATAAATACTTAACGACTCCTCAGCAAATTAATCAAGTTAACTGGGATGTCATGCAGCTAGGTTTGCTCAATCTTAGCGACTTGGAAACCACCAAACATTACCTTTGGAAACAAATGCAGGTTGCGGATATTGGCTATAGTAAGTTTGCCAATCCCAAAGGTGAATTTATCGGGATTGAACGCCTCAATGACGGCACACTATTAATTAAGGAGATTTCTCAAAAAAATGGTATTGGTAAACTTTATGTTTACACTACAGATCGGCAAGGCAATCGCAACGATCTCAAAGAAATTAAAAATTACGATCCGCGTCTAGAAGCTTGGTATATAAATGCAATTAATCTGGGCAAGCCCTTCCGAAATAAAATTTATCAATGGGAGAATAAACCAAAAATTATCTCCCTATCTTCCAGCTATCCACTTTACGATCGCACTCATAAATTAGTTGGAGTCATTGATATCAATTTGCTTTCGTCAAAAATTAGTAACTTTTTAGCTAAATTAAAAGTTGGCAATGGTGGCAGAGCCTTTATATTAGATCGTTCTGGACCGATCGTAGCTTCCTCAACACCAGAACTACCAGACAATATTATTCGAGGCGATCGAGATTCCTTAATCGAATTCACAACTACATATTTACAGCAACGATTTGGTAGCTTAGGGTTTGTAGTTGGCAAACAACAGATTAGCTTTACCACCCAAGGAACACGCTATTTTGTCAAGGTAAAAAATTGGCAGGACGAGTTTGGTCTCGACTGGCTGATTGTGGTGGTAATTTCCGAAGCTGACTTTATCAAACCAATTTACCCAAACAACACTACTATTTTTTTGTATCTAGTCACCTTTTTAATAGTTGCACAATTTGGTATTCTGACTGCGCATTGGTTAATTAAGCTAATTATGCAATTCAATAAATCAGCTAAGTGGAAACGGACAATAGAAAATAACCCTATCGAGGAACAAGCAAAATTAACTAAATTATCTGATATAGAAAATCAACAGCAAGAGTCTACTGCTAGCTTTCAAGCACAACATCCAATCTTAAATCAAGTCTTATCTGAAAATCAGAGTCAACCAACTAAGTTTTTTACAGCTATACCCCTTAGTAGTACGAATGTAGCTGGAAAGCAGCTTGTAGTTAAATATCGCTTACCTGGATTGAAAGCCTCACCAGGGCAAAGCCTGAGAGTTAAAGAGTTAGAAGTTCGCGATTTAGATAAGACGATGCCGATAGAAGCTGTAAGAATTCCTAAATATGACGAATTAGGCAATATTGCTGCTACCATTCCTAACTATTCTGATGTTACCCAACCTCAACAAGCAGATAAATTATTAACACAATACAATCGCCTTTTAGAATTACAAGTCAAAAAACGTACCCAAGAACTCTTAAAAGTTATTCAACAACTACAAAGTACCCAAAAACAGCTGATTCAATCGCAAAAAATTGCAGCTAGAGGCAGATTAGCAGCCGAACGAGCAAACCGTGCCAAAAGCAAATTTCTCGCCAATATGAGCCATGAATTGCGTACTCCCCTCAATGCTATTCTTGGTTTCACCCAGGTGATGAGCAATGATAATTCTTTATCTGCTGACAATAAAGAGAATTTGGCGATTATCAATCGTGCTGGCGAGCATCTCCTCAATTTAATTAACGACATTTTGGAAATGTCTAAAATCGAAGCTGGTAAAACGACTTTTAATGTCAACAGTTTTGACTTAATTCGTCTGTTGAAAAGCTTAGAAGAAATGTTTGGTCTGCGTGCTACTTCTAAAGATTTACAACTAGTATTTGTCTGTGCCCCCGATTTACCTCAATACGTACAAACTGATGAAAGTAAACTGCGGCAAGTTTTGCTAAATCTTCTGGGCAATGCTATTAAGTTTACTCATAAAGGTAAAGTGACACTACAGGTAAGCTGGGAAGCAGGCGAGCAAGACGATCTGCGGCTATTTTTTGCAGTCCAAGATACTGGGCCTGGTATTTCTGCGGAAGAAATTGACATTTTATTTGAAGCTTTTGCCCAAACCGAAACTGGTAGAAATTCTCATCAGGGAACAGGGCTAGGCTTAACTATTAGCCGTAAATATATACAAATGATGGGTGGAGATATTACTGTTAATAGTACTCTAGGTGAGGGAAGTAAATTTATTTTTGATATTCAAATTAGCCCAGCTTCAGCTAGTGAAATTCGGATTCAGCAAGGTCAAAACCAAGTAATTGGGTTAGCACCGGATCAAGAAGAATATCGTATTTTAGTAGTTGACGATGTTAGAGATAGTCGGTTGGTGTTAGTGAAAATGCTGACAGCTATCGGCTTTAGCGTTAAGGAAGCTAGTAACGGTCAAGAAGCGATCGCTCAATATCTGGAATGGCAACCCCACCTGATTTTTATGGATATGCGTATGCCAGTTATGGACGGCTACGAAGCGACGAAAGCGATTAAAAAACAAATAGAGTATCAACAGGACATCTTACCACCCCATCTGGCAACACGCAGAATGGTTGTCGGTCAACAGTTAACAGTGCCAGTATGTACCGCTAGGGAAACCAAACACATCCCGGTGATTATCGCCTTAACTGCCAGCGCTTTTGAGGAAGAACGACAGAAAATATTATCAATCGGTTGCGATGATTTTATTCGCAAGCCATTTACAAAAGAAGTATTACTAGAAAAAGTCAGCGAACATCTGGGCGTAAAATATATCAGCCCAGTAGAGACTGTAAATACAGCTGCTAGTCAACAAACCGAGATATTTCCTAGCGAAGCTGAACTCATCTGGCATTTGTCGCAAATGCCTCCACAGTGGTTAAGAAATATACGTCATGCCGCAGCTAGCTGTAGCGATGACATGATTCTAGAGTTGCTTGAGCAAATTCCCCCAGAAAAAAGTCAACTTTTACGGCTTTTCCGGGATTTAGCAAACAACTATCAGTTTGAAAAAATTATGGAATTGACTAGAACAAACGCAGAATGA
- a CDS encoding dihydroorotase, multifunctional complex type yields MSSPKSLLIRRARIILPNGEFMVGDVLTRDRQIVEVAPQISTLTPTTEIDAAGLTLLPGVIDPQVHFREPGLEHKEDLFTASCACAKGGVTSFLEMPNTRPLTTNQQTLDDKLQRASTKCLVNYGFFIGATAENLPDLLTAKPTPGIKIFMGSMHGQLLVDQEAALEAIFAQGDRLIAVHAEDQSRINQRRQEFAGIHDPAIHSQIQDNQAALLATQLALKLSKKYQRRLHILHMSTAEEADLLRQDKPSWVTAEVTPQHLLLNTSAYEKIGTLAQMNPPLRSPHDNQVLWQALRDGVIDFIATDHAPHTLAEKAQEYPNTPSGMPGVETSLALMLTAAMEGQCTVAQVVNWMSKAVAEAYRIPNKGAIAPGYDADLVLVDLNTYRPVRREELLTKCGWSPFEGWDLTGWAVTTIVGSEIVYDKGKLNTEVRGQALTFL; encoded by the coding sequence ATGTCATCTCCAAAAAGTTTACTGATTCGTCGCGCCCGGATAATTCTACCTAATGGTGAATTTATGGTTGGGGATGTGCTGACGCGCGATCGCCAAATAGTCGAAGTTGCACCACAAATCTCAACACTAACGCCTACTACAGAAATTGACGCTGCTGGGTTAACTTTGTTGCCAGGAGTCATAGATCCGCAAGTGCATTTCCGCGAACCTGGACTAGAACACAAGGAAGATTTGTTCACCGCCAGTTGTGCTTGCGCCAAAGGAGGCGTAACTTCCTTTCTGGAAATGCCTAACACGCGTCCGTTAACCACTAACCAACAAACTTTAGACGATAAGTTACAACGTGCCTCCACTAAGTGCTTAGTTAATTATGGCTTTTTTATTGGGGCTACAGCAGAGAATCTGCCAGATTTACTGACTGCCAAGCCGACACCAGGAATTAAGATTTTTATGGGGTCAATGCACGGTCAGTTATTAGTTGACCAAGAAGCAGCTTTAGAGGCAATCTTTGCTCAAGGCGATCGCTTAATTGCCGTTCATGCTGAAGACCAATCTAGAATTAACCAACGTCGCCAAGAGTTTGCGGGGATTCACGATCCGGCAATTCACTCCCAAATTCAGGATAATCAAGCGGCACTGTTGGCAACTCAGCTAGCATTAAAACTTTCTAAAAAATATCAGCGTCGCCTCCATATTCTGCATATGTCAACCGCCGAAGAAGCGGATTTGCTGCGTCAAGATAAACCAAGTTGGGTGACAGCAGAGGTAACACCACAGCATCTATTATTAAATACGAGTGCATATGAAAAAATTGGCACCTTAGCACAGATGAATCCACCTTTGCGATCGCCTCATGATAATCAAGTTTTGTGGCAAGCTTTGCGAGATGGTGTGATTGACTTTATCGCCACAGATCACGCACCCCATACCTTAGCAGAAAAAGCTCAAGAATATCCGAATACTCCCTCTGGAATGCCTGGGGTAGAAACGTCCCTCGCTTTGATGTTAACCGCCGCAATGGAAGGACAGTGTACGGTTGCCCAAGTTGTGAATTGGATGTCCAAAGCTGTGGCTGAGGCCTATCGTATTCCTAACAAAGGTGCGATCGCTCCAGGTTATGATGCTGATTTAGTACTTGTAGATTTAAATACTTACCGCCCAGTCCGGCGTGAAGAACTGTTAACTAAATGCGGTTGGAGTCCCTTTGAAGGTTGGGATCTGACTGGATGGGCTGTCACAACTATTGTTGGTAGTGAAATTGTCTATGACAAAGGCAAGTTAAATACAGAAGTTCGCGGTCAAGCTTTAACTTTCTTGTAG
- a CDS encoding signal peptidase I — translation MQNQVPEQNSSQQPDHSWIAELGRTVILSIVLALGIRTFVAEARWIPSGSMEPTLHGTPNQWEADKIIVDKLKYKFSQPQRGDIVVFSPTDELKKEQYQDAFIKRVIGLPGEKVELRNGKVYINNKPLQEDKYLSSQQRTSIDVCTSGQQPPFLEKPQTIPPNSYLVLGDNRNSSYDSRCWGVVPEQNIIGRAVLRFWPLNHIGGIDKSPLYP, via the coding sequence ATGCAAAATCAAGTGCCCGAGCAAAATTCTAGTCAACAACCCGATCATTCTTGGATTGCAGAGCTAGGTAGAACAGTTATATTAAGCATAGTTCTAGCCCTAGGAATTCGTACTTTTGTTGCCGAAGCGCGCTGGATTCCTTCTGGCTCGATGGAACCCACTTTACATGGGACTCCAAACCAGTGGGAGGCAGACAAGATAATTGTAGATAAATTGAAGTACAAGTTTTCCCAACCGCAACGCGGAGACATTGTGGTCTTTTCGCCTACAGACGAGCTAAAAAAAGAACAATACCAGGATGCCTTTATTAAACGTGTTATTGGCTTACCCGGAGAAAAAGTAGAACTCAGAAACGGCAAAGTCTATATCAACAACAAACCCCTCCAAGAAGATAAATACCTGAGCAGCCAACAACGCACATCAATTGATGTTTGCACCTCAGGACAGCAGCCGCCTTTTCTAGAAAAACCCCAGACCATACCCCCAAACTCCTACCTAGTTCTAGGTGATAACCGTAATAGTAGCTACGATAGCCGTTGCTGGGGTGTTGTCCCGGAGCAGAATATTATCGGTCGTGCGGTGCTGCGTTTCTGGCCGCTGAATCACATAGGTGGCATTGATAAATCACCGCTATATCCATAG
- a CDS encoding 4Fe-4S ferredoxin, iron-sulfur binding protein produces the protein MTDLFTPLQSLKEGHWFKLICGASFQHLPAVRSLTLAYTLAGADCIDVAADPAVIAAAQAALQVARNLAKEAQERGFGYKGNLPFLMVSLNDGEDPHFRKAEFNATECPKDCPRPCEKICPAQAIVFNGIKDNYSGVVSQKCYGCGRCIPVCPYDIIYTSSYMSTPGAIAPLVMSTGVDAVEIHTQIGRFAEFQRLWQAISPWVDRLKLVAISCPDGEGMIDYLYALYDSIHPRPNALIWQTDGRPMSGDIGDGTTLAAVKLGQKVLAAKLPGYVQLAGGTNSYTVAKLKAMGLLKEAGEQESRQEELSPLPPAPCPSASISGVAYGSYARVLLSPILEQLENKEVSNTNVKATIRLEEDDVLLWQAVELAHSLVSQLKSQQER, from the coding sequence GTGACTGATCTGTTTACCCCTTTACAATCCCTCAAGGAAGGTCACTGGTTCAAGCTCATCTGTGGAGCCAGTTTCCAACATCTGCCTGCGGTCAGAAGTTTAACATTAGCCTACACTTTGGCGGGCGCTGACTGTATAGATGTGGCTGCCGATCCCGCAGTGATTGCAGCAGCGCAAGCAGCGTTGCAAGTAGCCAGGAATCTAGCTAAGGAAGCTCAGGAGCGAGGCTTTGGCTATAAAGGAAACTTACCATTTTTGATGGTCAGCCTCAATGATGGAGAAGACCCCCATTTTCGCAAAGCAGAGTTTAATGCGACTGAGTGCCCAAAAGACTGCCCTCGTCCCTGTGAGAAAATTTGTCCGGCACAAGCAATTGTGTTTAATGGTATAAAAGATAACTACTCAGGTGTAGTATCACAAAAGTGCTACGGCTGCGGTCGTTGCATACCAGTTTGCCCCTATGATATAATTTATACAAGCTCATATATGTCAACGCCAGGAGCGATCGCACCATTAGTAATGTCAACAGGAGTAGATGCTGTAGAAATTCATACACAAATTGGGCGGTTTGCGGAATTTCAGCGACTATGGCAAGCAATTTCACCGTGGGTCGATCGATTAAAATTAGTAGCGATTAGCTGTCCCGATGGCGAAGGGATGATTGATTACCTTTATGCACTCTATGACTCGATCCACCCGCGTCCTAATGCCTTAATTTGGCAGACCGATGGCCGTCCGATGAGTGGTGATATAGGCGACGGCACAACTTTAGCAGCGGTGAAATTAGGACAAAAAGTTTTGGCAGCTAAGTTACCGGGATATGTGCAGTTAGCAGGCGGCACCAATAGCTACACCGTTGCCAAGTTAAAGGCGATGGGATTGCTGAAGGAAGCAGGGGAGCAAGAGAGCAGACAAGAAGAGCTTTCTCCCTTGCCCCCTGCCCCCTGCCCCTCTGCCTCCATCTCAGGGGTGGCCTACGGTAGCTACGCCCGCGTACTGCTGTCACCGATTCTTGAACAGTTAGAAAATAAGGAGGTGAGTAACACCAATGTTAAGGCGACTATCCGCCTGGAAGAAGACGATGTATTGCTCTGGCAGGCTGTAGAGCTTGCCCATTCTCTCGTTTCCCAGCTCAAGTCACAACAGGAGCGCTAA
- a CDS encoding patatin — protein MSFKILSLDGGGMRGVISARILQEVEQQIRKQKGQNLNEYFDLIAGTSTGSILAAGIAVGKTSTELIDLYINEGKRIFPLKFKNRYQIFPSFIQQILEAFSPSKYSHEGLIKVLIDKLGYKRIQDVESPMLLILAYDTLYRNTTFFTNCHPDLGYRWYDECYLWEICVASASAPTFFPPYKLEPVNKQKFGNWVFPHIDGGVSANNPALAALSLAMRISNSSDLLVSRETKRKYKLENLQMKDIAILSIGTGQTGEPYQFGQVHKWKPLDWAQHITDIFMEPSSEIDSTICRQIMGGYESQRYLRLQFDLNERFKAKSGETYKDTRIILRPEERKNKYTGKKVSEEIDDASPEVIQQLIDATSAFIHQGHTYYTRDDVGPNVKDAIASFIAIN, from the coding sequence ATGTCTTTCAAAATTCTCAGTTTAGATGGTGGCGGTATGCGTGGAGTCATTTCAGCACGCATACTCCAAGAAGTTGAACAACAAATTAGAAAGCAGAAAGGTCAGAATTTAAATGAATACTTCGACCTGATTGCTGGTACTTCTACTGGGTCAATTTTAGCAGCCGGAATTGCTGTAGGTAAAACGAGTACAGAACTGATAGATCTATATATTAATGAAGGTAAGCGGATATTTCCACTCAAATTCAAAAACCGCTATCAAATATTCCCATCATTTATTCAACAAATTCTCGAAGCATTTTCACCAAGCAAATATTCTCATGAAGGGCTGATTAAAGTCTTAATAGATAAGTTGGGATATAAGCGAATACAAGATGTAGAGAGTCCGATGCTTTTGATTCTGGCTTACGATACCCTCTATCGCAACACAACGTTTTTTACAAATTGTCATCCCGATTTAGGCTACCGTTGGTACGATGAATGTTATTTATGGGAGATATGCGTTGCTTCTGCATCTGCTCCTACGTTTTTTCCACCATATAAATTAGAGCCTGTCAATAAACAGAAATTTGGCAACTGGGTGTTCCCGCATATCGATGGTGGAGTATCAGCTAATAATCCTGCTTTAGCAGCTTTGAGTTTGGCAATGAGAATTAGTAATTCTTCAGATTTACTTGTCTCAAGAGAAACGAAACGCAAATATAAATTAGAAAATCTTCAGATGAAAGACATCGCCATTCTTTCTATTGGAACAGGACAAACTGGCGAACCATATCAATTTGGGCAAGTACACAAATGGAAGCCCTTAGACTGGGCGCAACATATTACTGATATTTTTATGGAACCCTCCTCTGAAATTGATAGCACTATTTGCCGACAAATTATGGGTGGATATGAATCTCAACGTTATTTACGCCTTCAGTTTGATTTAAATGAGAGATTTAAAGCTAAATCCGGAGAGACATATAAAGATACTCGCATTATATTGCGACCAGAAGAGCGAAAAAACAAATACACAGGCAAAAAAGTTAGCGAGGAAATTGATGACGCCAGCCCAGAGGTGATTCAACAATTGATAGATGCTACATCGGCATTTATTCATCAAGGACATACTTACTATACAAGAGATGATGTAGGCCCTAATGTCAAAGATGCGATCGCCTCTTTTATTGCTATTAACTAG
- a CDS encoding crossover junction endodeoxyribonuclease RuvC, with product MEKRILGLDPGLAILGFGVITCKQNPAKIQETTVQMQDFGVITTPADAEMGQRLCTLFDDLHTLMEEIQPDLVAIEKLFFYRMSSTILVAQARGVLMLVLAQRRLPYVEFTPAQIKQALTGYGNAEKYEVQEAVARELNLEEIPKPDDAADALAVALTAWFQV from the coding sequence ATGGAAAAACGTATTTTAGGATTAGATCCAGGGCTGGCGATTTTAGGATTTGGGGTAATTACCTGCAAACAAAATCCAGCTAAGATCCAAGAAACAACCGTTCAGATGCAAGATTTTGGCGTCATCACTACGCCTGCGGATGCGGAAATGGGACAACGCTTATGTACCTTATTTGACGATTTGCACACCCTAATGGAAGAGATACAACCTGACTTGGTTGCGATTGAGAAGTTATTCTTCTATCGTATGTCAAGTACTATTCTGGTTGCACAAGCGCGGGGTGTACTCATGTTAGTGTTAGCACAGCGTCGTCTTCCTTATGTGGAGTTTACCCCGGCTCAAATCAAACAAGCGTTAACGGGATATGGTAATGCTGAAAAGTATGAAGTGCAAGAGGCAGTAGCGCGGGAGTTAAATTTAGAGGAAATTCCTAAGCCAGATGATGCGGCAGATGCTTTGGCGGTAGCTTTAACCGCGTGGTTTCAAGTTTAA